In bacterium, the following are encoded in one genomic region:
- the hisS gene encoding histidine--tRNA ligase, whose translation MAKPKLTAVRGVRDILPGEARRWHAIEQKAREVLARYGYGEIRVPTFERTELFARGIGEGTDIVTKEMYTFDDKSGDSITLRPEATASICRAYVEHGLYNRPGVAKLFCVGPMYRYERPQAGRFRQFHQIDAEAFGSEDPALDAEVIVMLMEYLGVLGLSELGLEINNLGDAQCRPAYAEALKAYLLEAAGDLGKEMRERIERNPLRILDSKDPAHREIIQDAPTIDEFWNDACRAHLDAVCAHLDRAGVRYTRNPRLVRGLDYYRLTVFEVVSGQLGAQNAVCGGGRYDGLVEELGGPPTPAIGFAIGIERLFTLSEKAGSGESDAAPDAEIDVFVVPLGEPAAAEAFALAGELRQKGIRTEFSFGGGSMKSQMKRADRSGARFVVVVGEEELSRGAVGLRDMRESRQEELPRGEIAGLLAARLGT comes from the coding sequence GTGGCCAAACCCAAGCTGACGGCCGTGCGCGGGGTCCGGGACATCCTTCCCGGCGAGGCGCGCCGCTGGCATGCGATCGAACAGAAAGCCCGCGAGGTGCTCGCCCGCTACGGCTACGGCGAGATCCGCGTGCCCACCTTCGAGCGGACCGAGCTCTTCGCCCGCGGCATCGGCGAGGGCACCGACATCGTCACCAAGGAGATGTACACCTTCGACGACAAGAGCGGCGATTCCATCACCCTTCGCCCCGAGGCCACGGCCTCGATCTGCCGCGCCTATGTGGAACACGGCCTCTACAACCGCCCCGGAGTGGCCAAGCTTTTCTGCGTGGGCCCGATGTACCGCTACGAACGCCCCCAGGCGGGGCGCTTCCGCCAGTTCCACCAGATCGACGCTGAGGCCTTCGGCTCGGAGGATCCTGCTCTCGACGCCGAGGTGATCGTCATGCTGATGGAATATCTCGGCGTACTTGGCCTCTCGGAACTCGGTCTCGAGATCAACAACCTGGGCGATGCCCAGTGCCGCCCGGCCTATGCAGAAGCCCTGAAGGCGTACCTCCTGGAGGCGGCTGGCGATCTCGGCAAGGAGATGCGCGAGCGGATCGAGCGCAACCCCCTGCGCATCCTCGACAGCAAGGACCCGGCCCATCGGGAGATCATCCAGGACGCTCCGACGATTGATGAATTCTGGAACGATGCCTGCCGGGCACACCTCGACGCGGTGTGCGCCCATCTGGACCGGGCAGGGGTGCGCTACACCCGCAACCCCCGGCTGGTCCGGGGACTGGACTATTACCGCCTGACCGTCTTCGAGGTCGTCAGCGGCCAGCTGGGGGCGCAGAACGCCGTGTGCGGAGGCGGCCGCTACGACGGCCTCGTCGAGGAGTTGGGCGGCCCGCCCACCCCGGCCATCGGATTCGCCATCGGGATTGAGCGGCTCTTCACGCTGAGCGAAAAGGCCGGCTCCGGGGAAAGTGACGCAGCGCCGGATGCCGAGATTGATGTCTTTGTCGTTCCCCTGGGCGAGCCGGCCGCCGCCGAGGCCTTCGCCCTCGCCGGGGAGCTGCGGCAAAAGGGGATTCGCACCGAATTTTCCTTCGGCGGCGGCAGCATGAAGAGCCAGATGAAGCGCGCCGACCGCTCGGGTGCCCGGTTCGTGGTGGTGGTGGGGGAGGAAGAACTTTCGCGGGGCGCCGTCGGCCTTCGCGACATGCGCGAGAGCCGTCAGGAGGAGCTTCCGCGCGGGGAGATCGCCGGGCTACTCGCCGCCCGTCTCGGAACTTGA
- a CDS encoding FxsA family protein: MLLRLFLVFTLVPLLEVMILIDLGQAIGFAPTVGIVILTGALGAWAARSQGFYVLGEIQREMGQGRLPGVQLVDGAMVLAGGLLLLTPGLLTDAFGFSLMVPAIRRHIRGWVMRKIEQMQREGKIHVIRR, translated from the coding sequence GTGCTTTTGCGTCTGTTTTTGGTCTTTACTCTTGTGCCGCTTCTGGAGGTGATGATCCTGATCGATCTCGGCCAGGCCATCGGCTTTGCTCCGACGGTGGGCATCGTCATCCTGACGGGGGCGCTGGGTGCGTGGGCGGCCCGGAGCCAGGGCTTTTATGTGCTGGGAGAGATTCAGCGGGAGATGGGCCAGGGCCGCCTGCCGGGGGTGCAGCTTGTGGACGGCGCCATGGTGCTGGCCGGGGGACTTCTCCTGCTGACGCCCGGCCTGTTGACCGACGCATTCGGGTTTTCGCTCATGGTGCCCGCCATCCGCCGGCATATCCGCGGGTGGGTGATGCGGAAGATTGAGCAGATGCAGCGCGAGGGGAAAATCCATGTCATCCGGCGTTAG
- a CDS encoding GNAT family N-acetyltransferase, with protein sequence MSSGVRIRPAEAGDRKAVQSLLAEAIGDPTGRAEGMSDVPGSQVLLAFSEDEAEPVGICRLVPDSEANARNCACMDVLFVSPRHRHGGTGDALLKAVRAAIVEHGFESLIGYFPGPVPLKFVEATGGRGVRNLLLFFHERIEQFLESKLPKGLRVRSAATPEDLPVLAHLYNEIFEDRWNFRLHSGDNVAAWFEERDTAPENCLILEVEEGGSFEAAGMVVLALNPDRISAGEAVAYIPDIGVRPAYRRRGFGRVLIEAAARHALGKDLQVLELIVDREDERARGFYVSLGFEESIMISVYEWRADSAPSSSETGGE encoded by the coding sequence ATGTCATCCGGCGTTAGGATCAGACCGGCGGAAGCAGGGGACCGGAAGGCCGTCCAGTCCCTGCTCGCGGAGGCCATCGGCGATCCTACGGGCCGGGCCGAGGGGATGAGCGATGTGCCGGGATCGCAGGTGTTGCTTGCGTTTTCGGAGGACGAGGCCGAGCCGGTGGGCATCTGTCGCCTCGTGCCCGATTCCGAGGCCAACGCCCGGAACTGCGCCTGCATGGATGTCCTGTTCGTCTCCCCGCGGCACCGGCACGGCGGCACGGGAGACGCGCTTCTCAAGGCGGTGCGGGCCGCCATCGTGGAACACGGCTTTGAGAGCCTGATTGGCTACTTTCCGGGGCCGGTCCCGCTCAAATTTGTCGAAGCCACCGGAGGGCGGGGCGTCCGCAATCTCCTCCTTTTTTTTCATGAGCGCATCGAGCAGTTCCTCGAGAGCAAATTGCCGAAGGGGTTGCGCGTCCGCTCGGCCGCCACACCGGAGGATCTGCCGGTGCTGGCCCATCTCTACAACGAGATTTTCGAGGATCGCTGGAACTTCCGCCTTCATTCGGGGGACAATGTGGCCGCCTGGTTCGAGGAGCGCGACACCGCTCCGGAGAATTGCCTGATTCTGGAGGTGGAAGAGGGCGGATCTTTTGAAGCGGCCGGCATGGTCGTGCTCGCCCTCAACCCCGATCGGATCTCGGCCGGCGAAGCGGTCGCCTACATACCGGACATCGGCGTCCGGCCCGCGTATCGGCGGCGGGGTTTCGGCCGGGTGCTGATTGAGGCGGCCGCGCGGCACGCGCTCGGCAAAGATCTTCAGGTTCTGGAGCTGATCGTCGATCGCGAGGATGAGAGGGCCCGGGGTTTTTACGTAAGCCTGGGCTTTGAGGAATCGATCATGATCAGCGTCTATGAATGGAGGGCAGATAGTGCGCCCTCAAGTTCCGAGACGGGCGGCGAGTAG